The Marispirochaeta aestuarii genome contains the following window.
GAGGTTGGCTAGATGGATTGGGGCATACTTATACAGGAGTGGACGATGCTGCCGAGCATGGCCCTCTCCGTTCTTACAAACCCGCAAACCCTTATGGGGCTTGTCCTCGGTGGTCTGCTGGGAATAATCGGCGGAATCCTGCCGGGAATCTCTGCGGTCATGTCCATGACCCTTATGCTCGGCTTCGTGTTCAAGATGCCTGTGGACGCCGGAATCGGGCTTCTTGTGGGGATCTATACCGGGGCGATTTACGGCGGAAGTATTACGGCTATTCTTCTGAATATGCCCGGGACACCCGCTGCTGCGGCAACCGTTCTTGACGGACACGCCATGGCAAGAAACGGAAAATCCCGCGAGGCCGTAGGGCTTGCAACCTGGTCGAGTTTCTTTGGAGAAATCGGCGGAGAACTGGGCACCTTTATTCTGCTGCCCTTCATTGCCGTGGTAGCCTTGAAGCTCGGGGACTGGGAAATCTTTCTTGTATCCCTGATCGGACTAACCCTTGCCGGTGCACTTGGTGCCAAGAATCCTGTGAAGGGATGGATTGCGGCTTTCGCCGGCTTTCTGGTTGTAATGATCGGTACAGACCCCATCTGGGGTGTCTTCCGCTATGGTTATACTCCGGCCCTGATGCGGGGAGTAAAATTCCTGCCTGTTCTTATCGGTCTCTTCGGTATCGCCGAAGTTTTCTGGGTTCTGCGCGACAGGGTTCCATACCAGTTGACCGAGAAGCCTGGACGCATGATTGCCAGGGTTCGGGATTTCAAGGGAAACATCAGAACAATCTTCAGATCCATAATGATAGGAATTGGGGTCGGAATAGTACCCGGGGTTGGTGAGTCTGTGGCTCCCTGGCTGGCCTACGACATGGCCCAGAGAAAATCGAAGGACGGCAGCAAGTTCGGCACCGGTATTCCCGAGGGAGTCATCGCTCCGGAGGTCGCGAACAACGCCACCTCCGGCGGGGCCTTGATTCCCATGCTGGTTCTGGGTATTCCCGGAAGCGGTCCTACAGCCGTTATGCTCGCAGCGCTGTTCATGTACGGTATCCGGCCGGGTCCCATGCTCATTATCGAATTCCCCGGATTCATCGCGAAGGTTATCTTTCTTTTCTGGGTTTCAGCGGTGATATTCCGGCTCTTGTCCTGGCTGCTGTCCAAATATTTTATCGGACTCCTGTCGGTCCGGCGGGAGGTTATACTTCCGGTTGCAGTGGGACTCGGAATAATCGGCGCCTGGGGCGTTGGGTTCAATACCTTTGATGTTCTGGTCATGTTTATCTTCGGCGTCGTCGGATATGTAATGCGCCTGAGAAGCTTTCCCCTGGCACCCATGGTCCTGGGAGTTATGATAGGCACCGTGGCTGACCAGTCCCTGCGCCGCGCTCTCGTTACCTATTCCGGTAACATCCCCGGTATGTTTATGCGGCCCTTCGGCCTGGTGCTGCTCATCGCATTTATCATCATCATCTACAGTCAGATGAAGTTCCGCAAGAAACTGAAGATTCAGGATGAGTAGGATTTCGGAGTAAAACAGTACGGGGGATCTGTCAGATCCCCCGTATGAAATATGCCTGGTGTATGATAAAGTGCCAGGCATACGGATCGTGACATACTATATGCTGGAGCCCCTTGACTTATGGTATCCAATTGGTATACAAATATTTTACAAGGCGGGTCAACCTGAAAAATGACAAAAAATGAGATCTTGAATGATCTGCGGGAAAAAATACTGACTGAAGTCTATGAGCAGGGGGAATCCCTGATCGAGCGGGAGTTGTGTGAATTTTATGAAATCAGCAGAACTCCCATACGGGAGATCCTCTGGCGCCTGGTGCTCGAAGGCATTGTAGAGCAGAAACCCTCCCGGGGGTTTTTTGTCCGCAAATTGGGCTGGGAGCAGATCTTTGACATTTTTCAGGCCCGTGAAGCTATTGAAGGCATGGCTGTACGGCTGACCTGCCAGCGCGGCGATGTTCAGATATTCGAAAGGTTAACGGCACTGCGAAAAAGACTGTTCAGCCTGGACGATACAAATATGGCGGAAGAGGGGCCGAAAGCGGGCCGGCTGTTTCATGAGACGGTCATGGAAGGCTCCTCAAACGCGCTTTTAAAGGAAATCTATCAGAAAGTCAGCTATATGGCGAAAATGACGAGCAATATTGCGCGGCATTCTGTATCAATAGAAACTCTTTCCAGGGATTATCATGTCTCTATCATTGATTCTATTCTCTCCGGTGATCCCGATAAAAGTGAATCCCTCATGCGGGAGCATCTGCGAACTACATGCAGAGGAATACTTGATACGTTTTATCCCCAGGTCTTTGTTCCCCGGGGCAGTAATGGAAAAAGCAGAAAAGAAATTGAAAATCGGTAATTGAAAGCTGTACAGCAGGATTCTGTAGAGGCTTTACAATATATCAGGAGGAGCAAAAATGGCAGTAAAGGAACTGCGGGAAGGTAAAAAAATTATTGGAACAATGGTCAGGATGATGAGAAATCCTGCTGTTGCACAGATTGCGAAACACGCCGGGCTCGATTTTATCATGTTTGATATGGAACACGGCCCTCTCTCCATTGAATCCTTTTCCGATGTGGCAAAGGTGGCCCGGTCCGTGGGGCTGGGAATTTTTGTACGTATACCGGAATTATCCAAGGGATATGTTTCCCGCCTCATGGACGCCGGTGCCGATGGAATCATGTGCCCCATGCTGAGTACTGAAGAAGAAGCGAAGACCCTTGTAAAGTATTCCCGTTATGCTCCCGTCGGAGGCCGGGGATTCGGAAGCAATGGTGTTTTCACCTCTTTCGGGGGAGTCAAGACTGACGTGCCGACCTTCATGAAGGAACAGAACCAGGCAACCCTGGCTATCGCCCAGATCGAGACCAAGGAAGCAGTGGAAAACATCGACAAGATTGCGGCTGTGGACGGCATCGATGTTCTTCTCATCGGCCCCAACGACCTGGCAATTTCTCTCGGTGTTCCCGGAGATACAATGTGCGAGACCAACCAGGCCGCTATCGCCAAGGTCGTCGCTGCCGCCAAGAAACATAACAAGTACTTTGCTCTCCATGCAGGCGGGGCGCTCTTCGACAAGTGGCTTCCGGATATGGATATGGTAATGAATGATCTGGATATCAATATTCTCAGCAGCGGTTTTGCCGCTATTGCCAAGAAAGTAAAAGGGTAAGGAGCATATAATGGCTGCATACAAGGTTTTAATCCCGCAGGACATTATGGAAGAAGGCAAAGCCTATCTTCGGGATAAAGGCTATGAGATAAAAATGGGCAGCGGTATCACCGTGGAAGATATCGTTAAGGATGTTGCTGACTGTGATGCCATTCTTGCCAGGACTGCACCTTTTCCCGCAGAGGTGCTGGAAGCAGGTAAAAAACTCAAGGTTATCGGACGCCACGGTGTCGGCGTGGATAATATTGACGTTAAAAAAGCCGAGGAGATGGGAATCTGGGTGACAAACGCACCGGAATCCAATTCGAACACCGTTGCCGAGCACGCTCTTGGTCTCATTATAGCTCTTGCCCACAACATCGTACGAAGCGACAAGGCCTTCAGGGCGGGAGATTTCGAAATCAGAAACCGGGTAAAGGGAAGCGACCTGGAAGGCAAGGTCCTTGGTGTTCTGGGCATGGGAAAGATCGGTCGTCTTGTGGCGCAAAAAGCCTACCACGGACTTGGCATGAAGGTCTTCGGATATGATCCATATCTTAAGGCTGATGAGTTTCCTCAGTGGGTTACAAAGGTCGATGATTGGGATGAGATCTTCAGGTCCTCCGATTATCTGACAATCCATATTCCCGCCACCCCCAAGACCAAGAACTCCATAGGTGCAAAGGAGTTCGGTCTGATGAAAAAGAGCGCCTGCATAATCAATGCTGCCAGGGGTGAGGTCGTTGATGAACCTGCCCTTGTAGAGGCTCTGAAAAAGGGCGAGATTGCCGGCGCCGGTCTTGATGTGTTTGCCGAAGAGCCGCCTGTCAAGGACCATCCCTTCTTCAGTATGGATAATGTCGTCGTGACTCCCCATAACGCTGCACTCACAACCGAGTGTATGATCAGAATGGCTACTCACGCGGCCCAGGGAATCGATGAAGCCCTCAACGGGAAAAAGCCGACCTGGCCGGTTAACAACCCTTCGAATCCCAGATAATACGGTAATCCGGGGGACTTCCTTCGGGGAGTCCCATATTGAAAACAGGGGAGGGTTTTCCGAACCTGTTTTTTTTGTTACCCTACAAGAGATTAATTTTACAGGAGTTATTTTATGGACTATCGAAAAACAGCAGAAGGCCTGCTCAAGGAGTTCAAGGGCGATAATTATCTCTATGGCAGAGATGTCCTTGGAGACGTGGGTAAGGTAGCCGCTGCTGTTGGTAAAACAGCAGTATTCGTTTGCGACAAATTCCCCGGAAGTGACGAGCATATTGAAAAAATACGCAAGTCCCTGACGGATGCGGGCGTGACCATCGCAAAGGAAGAGGCAGGAGCAGGACCCAACGCACCCCGTGAAGACCTCAGCAGGATCACCAGGGCCATAGTTGACGCCAACCCCGACGTGCTCGTAAGTTTCGGCGGCGGAAGCACGATTGACGCAGTAAAATCCGCAGAGGTTCTGCGCACCCTCGGCGGGGATATCGAAGACTATTTCGGAACCGGACAGGTGACTGCCGTAGTGGAAAAGAGCGGAAAAAAGCTTACCCCCCACATCGCCATTCAGACTGCTGCAAGCTCCGGTGCGCATCTGACAAAGTACTCAAACATCACCGACCTTAAAACCGGTCAGAAAAAGCTGGTTGTTGATGAAGCCATCGTTCCCCAGTTTCCTGTTTTTGATTTTTCCGTTACCTATGGCGCTCCCAAGAGCCTGATTATGGACGGAGCACTGGACGGAATTGCCCACTGTCTTGAAGTACTGTATGGTGCAGTCGGAAACCCGAACTACGATAAGGTCGAAAAGATTGCCGAGGCCGGTATCGGGCTGGTAGTCGAAAATCTTCCCAGAGTTATCGATAATCCCGATGACCTCGATGCCCGGGACGCCCTGTGTCTCGCCACTGATATGGGCGGATACGCCATCATGGTCGGTGGAACCAACGGTGCTCACCTGACCAGCTTCTCCCTTATCGACATCCTGAGCCATGGCCGGGCCTGTGCCATGATGAATCCCTACTACACCGTATTCTTTGCCCCGGCCATCGAAAAATCCCTGAAGCTCGTTGGCGGTATCTATGAAAAGGCCGGCCTGCTCAAGGGCGATCTTTTTTCCCTTACCGGCCGCGACCTCGGGGTAGCGGTAGCAGAAGCAATGCTCGAGCTTTCCCGGAAGATCGGTTTCCCTGTAAAGCTGTCTGAGGTTGAAGGTTTTACCCAGGCCCATATCGACCGCTGTCTTACCGCGGCCAAAAACCCGCAGCTGAAGATGAAGCTTGAGAACATGCCGACCCCGATGACTGCAGATCAGATCGACGTCTATATGGGATCCGTTCTTGAAGCAGCAAAGACCGGAGATTTCTCGGTTATAAAAAACCTGTAAACTCCAGGATGAGCGATTATTCCCGGCCTGCCGCCCTCAGCGTGGCAGGCCTTTTTTTTGATGGTATGATATAATCCTCCCCGTGAATATTCTATTTATCGCACCCTATCTGGATCTTGTTAAAACTGCCGGAGAGACCCTGAAGGATTCCCCGTACCAGGTTAAAGTCCTTTTGGGGGATTTGGAAAAGGGGCTTCAGATCGCCCACGATGAACTTGTCCGCAGTCAGGTTGATGTAATAGTGAGCCGCGGAGGGACCGCCTCACTTTTACGGCAGAACCTTCAGATTCCGGTTTTTGAGATCGACGTTACAGCTTTTGACCTGCTGCGGGTGGTTTACCCATACGTAAAGAGGGGCAGCAAAGTCGCTGTTGTAGGCTATGAGAATGTAGTCAGCGGCGCACGGAGTCTTGCGGAAATCCTCGGGGTGGAACTTGGGTATTTTCTGGTCCAGCACCGGGAAAAAATCGACAGCGTGCTCGATAGGGTCAAGAACTGGGGTGCGGATATTCTGATCGGCGATACCGTATCGATAACGACGGCCCAGGGCAGAAATATCAATTGCGAGCTGGTGCGTTCCGGACCGGAGGCCATAAGGGCCACGGTCGAAGCCGCCGCCAGGTTTTATGACCATATGCACGAAGGCATTGTCCGCAGCAACAGGCTGCATACGATTCTGGAGCATACCGACAAAGGGGTTATCTACCTCGACTCGGAAGATACCATTGAAATTATAAACTCAAAGGCGGAAAAGATCCTCGGAGTCAGCCGGTACAGGCTGACCGGAACGAAGATAAGCTCAGATTTAATACCCGGCCAGATCGGCGAATCAGTTCACGGCAAGAACAGGAACCGTCTTATACAGATCGACGGCAAGGATTTTTTACTGGAGGTCTCGGCAGTCCGGGTGGATGGGATCCGGGAGGCGACGCTGCTGTTTCTCCAGAGTACGGGATACTACCATGATATGGAAGGAATGATACGACAGCAGCTGACGAGCAGAGGACTTATTGCGAATGATACCTTTGACTCCATAGTAGCCCGCAGCAAGATCATGTTAAAGACCGTTGAACGCGCCAGACGTTTCAGCAGAACAGACTCCACGGTCCTGCTCCTGGGAGAAACAGGCTGCGGAAAAGAAATTTTCGCCCAGAGCATTCACAATGCCTCTCCCCGTAGTGACGGGCCTTTTATCGGAGTCAACTGTGCAGCTTTACCGGACAGTCTCCTGGAAAGTGAACTCTTTGGTTACGCGGAAGGTGCCTTTACCGGCGCACGTAAGGGAGGAAAGCCGGGGCTTTTTGAACTGGCCCATAAGGGTACTATATTTCTGGACGAAGTGAATGATATGAGCAATGCCGTTCAGGCCCGCTTTCTGCGGGTCCTTCAGGAAAAGAAGCTTATGCGAATCGGGGACAACAAGATTTTTGATATAGATATCAGGATTATCGCTGCGAGCAACAAGGATCTGCTGGAGGAAGCTGAAGCGGGAAGGTTCCGAAAGGATCTCTATTACCGGCTCAAAATCCTGGATATTGAGATTCCGCCCCTCCGCAAACGGGCTGAGGATATAGTACCCCTTTTCGCGGCCTTCTATTCAACAGCGAAAAACAGGAACTCCGTTCCCGTGGACTGTATATCCGACAAACTCTATGAAGTGATGATCCAGTATCCATGGCCGGGTAACGTGAGACAACTGCGCAATTTTGCCGAAAAAGTCGCTGTTCTGACCTCCCTGGAGGAGGAGCGGGAAGAAGTCTATCTTGATCTGATTGATGAGCTGAAGTCAGAGCATTCCATAAAAACATATTCCGCCGCGAAAAGTACCGACGGCGAGGCAAAAACTCTGCGGGAGATCGAGGAGGAGATTATCCGGCAACGCTGGGAATTGAACGACCGAAACGTTTCCCGTACAGCCAGGGAGCTGGGAATCGACCGTGTCACCCTTCGCAAGAAACTGGCCTTGAAATAAGGCGGGATACGGCTGTACCCCGCCTGAAGCCAGACCTTCACCGGACTTTCTACAGGTAACCTGTAATGCGCGGAAGAAAGAGAACCATATCCGGCAAGTAGGTGATCATAAGAAGTACGACAATCTCTATTCCGATAAACGGCATTGCGGCCCTGGCGATCTTTTCAAAGCGAACTCCGGCAATGGGGGCTGCTGTAAACAGGCAGACACCCAGGGGGGGGGTTGTCAATCCAATATTCAGGTTGACCAGCATGATCAGCGCAAAGTGCAGTGAATTGATTCCGTACAGCTGGGCAATCGGAAGGAGAATCGGTGCCAGAAGAATTACATTGGCTCCGGTTTCAAGGATCATGCCCATAAACAGCAGAAATACATTGATGATCAGCAGGAACATATACTTGTTCGTGGTCAGGTTCACCATGAACTCCGCCAGAGCCTCGGGTATCTTTTCAATGGTAAGCACAGTTGAAAAGAGGGTCGCCGTGGTGATTATAAGAAGAATTACTCCGGAGGTTATGGCGCTTTTGCCGAAGCTGGCGATGATGTCTTTTAACGAAAGGTTTCTGAAAACAAAAACGCCGACAATAAGCGCGTATGCACAGGCAACGGCAGCTGCTTCCGTCGGGGTAAAGACACCGGAGAGAATACCGCCTACGATAATCAGGGGGCACAGGAGCCCCAGCAGGGAGTTCTTTGTAGTTACGTATAATTCCCGTGCGGGCATTCTGGTTTTACGGCGGGGATGCTTGTATTTCAAGGCGAACAGCAGTGCGACGAGCATCAGGCCAAGACCGATGAGGAGACCGGGAACAAAACCACCGATAAAGAGGGCTCCCACGGACTCCATTGTTGCCGTGGCGTAGATTACCACAATAATGCTGGGCGGGATTATAGGGCCGATGATTGAAGAAGTTGTTGTCACTGCGGCTGCGTACTCGGGAGAATAGCCCTCTTTTTTCATGGCGGGTATAAGAAGAGAGCCGATAGCAGCGGTATCCGCGACTGCCGCCCCGGTAAGTCCTGCAAAGAAGATACTGGTTACTATGTTGACCTGGGCCAGAGCACCAGGGATTCGACCAACCAGGGCTTTGGCAAAGCTTACCAGATCGTCTGTTATCCGTGTACGGTTCATCAGTTCCCCGGCAAGAACGAAAA
Protein-coding sequences here:
- a CDS encoding hydroxyacid dehydrogenase; this translates as MAAYKVLIPQDIMEEGKAYLRDKGYEIKMGSGITVEDIVKDVADCDAILARTAPFPAEVLEAGKKLKVIGRHGVGVDNIDVKKAEEMGIWVTNAPESNSNTVAEHALGLIIALAHNIVRSDKAFRAGDFEIRNRVKGSDLEGKVLGVLGMGKIGRLVAQKAYHGLGMKVFGYDPYLKADEFPQWVTKVDDWDEIFRSSDYLTIHIPATPKTKNSIGAKEFGLMKKSACIINAARGEVVDEPALVEALKKGEIAGAGLDVFAEEPPVKDHPFFSMDNVVVTPHNAALTTECMIRMATHAAQGIDEALNGKKPTWPVNNPSNPR
- a CDS encoding tripartite tricarboxylate transporter permease, with protein sequence MDWGILIQEWTMLPSMALSVLTNPQTLMGLVLGGLLGIIGGILPGISAVMSMTLMLGFVFKMPVDAGIGLLVGIYTGAIYGGSITAILLNMPGTPAAAATVLDGHAMARNGKSREAVGLATWSSFFGEIGGELGTFILLPFIAVVALKLGDWEIFLVSLIGLTLAGALGAKNPVKGWIAAFAGFLVVMIGTDPIWGVFRYGYTPALMRGVKFLPVLIGLFGIAEVFWVLRDRVPYQLTEKPGRMIARVRDFKGNIRTIFRSIMIGIGVGIVPGVGESVAPWLAYDMAQRKSKDGSKFGTGIPEGVIAPEVANNATSGGALIPMLVLGIPGSGPTAVMLAALFMYGIRPGPMLIIEFPGFIAKVIFLFWVSAVIFRLLSWLLSKYFIGLLSVRREVILPVAVGLGIIGAWGVGFNTFDVLVMFIFGVVGYVMRLRSFPLAPMVLGVMIGTVADQSLRRALVTYSGNIPGMFMRPFGLVLLIAFIIIIYSQMKFRKKLKIQDE
- a CDS encoding TRAP transporter large permease translates to MALVFSSFIILMLLNVPIAFVLGISSLIYFLFFGNIPLAVIGQKLYTGTDNYVLLAIPFFVLAGELMNRTRITDDLVSFAKALVGRIPGALAQVNIVTSIFFAGLTGAAVADTAAIGSLLIPAMKKEGYSPEYAAAVTTTSSIIGPIIPPSIIVVIYATATMESVGALFIGGFVPGLLIGLGLMLVALLFALKYKHPRRKTRMPARELYVTTKNSLLGLLCPLIIVGGILSGVFTPTEAAAVACAYALIVGVFVFRNLSLKDIIASFGKSAITSGVILLIITTATLFSTVLTIEKIPEALAEFMVNLTTNKYMFLLIINVFLLFMGMILETGANVILLAPILLPIAQLYGINSLHFALIMLVNLNIGLTTPPLGVCLFTAAPIAGVRFEKIARAAMPFIGIEIVVLLMITYLPDMVLFLPRITGYL
- a CDS encoding GntR family transcriptional regulator gives rise to the protein MTKNEILNDLREKILTEVYEQGESLIERELCEFYEISRTPIREILWRLVLEGIVEQKPSRGFFVRKLGWEQIFDIFQAREAIEGMAVRLTCQRGDVQIFERLTALRKRLFSLDDTNMAEEGPKAGRLFHETVMEGSSNALLKEIYQKVSYMAKMTSNIARHSVSIETLSRDYHVSIIDSILSGDPDKSESLMREHLRTTCRGILDTFYPQVFVPRGSNGKSRKEIENR
- a CDS encoding HpcH/HpaI aldolase family protein, which produces MAVKELREGKKIIGTMVRMMRNPAVAQIAKHAGLDFIMFDMEHGPLSIESFSDVAKVARSVGLGIFVRIPELSKGYVSRLMDAGADGIMCPMLSTEEEAKTLVKYSRYAPVGGRGFGSNGVFTSFGGVKTDVPTFMKEQNQATLAIAQIETKEAVENIDKIAAVDGIDVLLIGPNDLAISLGVPGDTMCETNQAAIAKVVAAAKKHNKYFALHAGGALFDKWLPDMDMVMNDLDINILSSGFAAIAKKVKG
- a CDS encoding sigma 54-interacting transcriptional regulator — encoded protein: MNILFIAPYLDLVKTAGETLKDSPYQVKVLLGDLEKGLQIAHDELVRSQVDVIVSRGGTASLLRQNLQIPVFEIDVTAFDLLRVVYPYVKRGSKVAVVGYENVVSGARSLAEILGVELGYFLVQHREKIDSVLDRVKNWGADILIGDTVSITTAQGRNINCELVRSGPEAIRATVEAAARFYDHMHEGIVRSNRLHTILEHTDKGVIYLDSEDTIEIINSKAEKILGVSRYRLTGTKISSDLIPGQIGESVHGKNRNRLIQIDGKDFLLEVSAVRVDGIREATLLFLQSTGYYHDMEGMIRQQLTSRGLIANDTFDSIVARSKIMLKTVERARRFSRTDSTVLLLGETGCGKEIFAQSIHNASPRSDGPFIGVNCAALPDSLLESELFGYAEGAFTGARKGGKPGLFELAHKGTIFLDEVNDMSNAVQARFLRVLQEKKLMRIGDNKIFDIDIRIIAASNKDLLEEAEAGRFRKDLYYRLKILDIEIPPLRKRAEDIVPLFAAFYSTAKNRNSVPVDCISDKLYEVMIQYPWPGNVRQLRNFAEKVAVLTSLEEEREEVYLDLIDELKSEHSIKTYSAAKSTDGEAKTLREIEEEIIRQRWELNDRNVSRTARELGIDRVTLRKKLALK
- a CDS encoding iron-containing alcohol dehydrogenase gives rise to the protein MDYRKTAEGLLKEFKGDNYLYGRDVLGDVGKVAAAVGKTAVFVCDKFPGSDEHIEKIRKSLTDAGVTIAKEEAGAGPNAPREDLSRITRAIVDANPDVLVSFGGGSTIDAVKSAEVLRTLGGDIEDYFGTGQVTAVVEKSGKKLTPHIAIQTAASSGAHLTKYSNITDLKTGQKKLVVDEAIVPQFPVFDFSVTYGAPKSLIMDGALDGIAHCLEVLYGAVGNPNYDKVEKIAEAGIGLVVENLPRVIDNPDDLDARDALCLATDMGGYAIMVGGTNGAHLTSFSLIDILSHGRACAMMNPYYTVFFAPAIEKSLKLVGGIYEKAGLLKGDLFSLTGRDLGVAVAEAMLELSRKIGFPVKLSEVEGFTQAHIDRCLTAAKNPQLKMKLENMPTPMTADQIDVYMGSVLEAAKTGDFSVIKNL